The sequence CCCTGTATTGACTGCTAGCAGCAATGTTTATCGCAGCCACCGCAATGCCAAACAAATACACCCTACTTTCAAACACTAATCAGATTACAGTTTATCATTTTGCAATTGTTCCTTAAGAAGCTTATCGTGAACAAATATTGTAGCAAGGCCTTGTAGTGTACACCCTACCCGTTGCTGGATACCCGGGGGTGAGAGGTTCCCCTGGATCGCTAAGGGTCGACCCCCTCTCCACCCCAGTCCCGGGTAGGAACCAGCCGTCCGGGTACACCTGCCCGCCCGGTACGTTCACGTCCGCCGGGTCGGGGTAGATGATGATTCCCACCGCTCCTACTGCAGCAGCGTTTGTTGCCTACGTCGACAAGGGATTATTGTGAGCATACTGACGGAATCCGTTGTCACGCCAAATTCTACCCCACCTAATTGCTGCACCGTGTGTGGAGTAATACTTAGGATTAGGATAGGGTTaagttaggttaggttagggttagggtcagggatGGGGAGTAGCGGtgaggttagggttagggttacccAGTTAGGTAGGGTTAGAGCAAGGGTTGCTGTTAGCGCTAGATTTGGGTTAGCGTTACAGTCAGAGTAGGGTAGGACTAGGGTTATAAGATACATTTAGCCAAACTCAATGGGCCACTCGGACTTATCCCTAAAGcctgttctttttttttggggggggggggtcctatcACTAGTGTCCGTGTAAACCTCATATACATAGTGCCGGGGCAAATATTTGGCAGTGGCATAAATTTGACTTGACACTGGGACAAAGAGGGATATGGGGATGGGAATTGAAAAGGTGTCAAGAAGCcctaactgtacaaaaacaaattgCTTTATCTTGTTACAAATAGATGTAGCTGTAATAAAAACACGTGAGTCTATTTATGCAGGGATTAATAATTTTACATCAGTAGATTAGCATGGACATTGCTCCAGAAATGCCAGCTGTCCACAGAAGCAAAGTTGCAACATCTGCTTTTACACAATGTTACGTTCTCTCGCGAAACACAGATAAGCATGGTATTGTCAGGTCTACATTACATAACATTAGCAATATTGATAAACAATAATCATCATAGAAAAAGCATTGCCACTATAGCTACATTGTATTATCTTGAGCAAGTCACCTCAATCTCCCTACACACAACGCAAAATAAAAGTCATATTGTTCAAAATAAAAAGTTCAAAGTATTCTTATAACACAAAGAGTCACAAACATTACCTTCGTTCCTCTACCTTCCCGACCGTACTTGACGATAGCTATCTTCCCGGTACAGTTGATGCTCGCGTTCTTTTCTAGATATTCAAAGTCCTGTGGGCGACCGTAGTTGGCAAATACCAGCTCCCCCTGGTGTTATGATAGgaaaaaaataacatgtacTTCATTTAGTTTTTGTTGGAAGTTGACATGCCAAGTTACAGAGGTACTCTTTAAATCCCTACATCTATGAATGTATTCaatcaatgtttttgttttgttaatgGGTTGATCGACTattctctcttcgcagccaggagCTTATAAGTGGCGGGGCTGAATCCCAAGGAGCTAACTGTCGCTAACACAGGTGACTTCAATACGATAATAACTGCCCCAGGCGCGGCCGCAGAATaattttgaaccactcacaccaggaataactctttttgataagtgtggttgAATTTGacgtgctcgaagtgtggctctGTTGAAACACTGGACCTCCAACTCCaggtccctaaccgaagctaggtacccattttcacctggGTCGAGTAAAgtaataggtgtaaagtgcctatCCCAAGGGCAGAACACTGGGGCCTGCCTGGGATTCAAACACAGAACATTtatagattctaagtcaaccaCCCAACCTTCACGTACCACCTTGCTACCTAAAATGGTGACCAAATAAATGAAGATACTACGTGTACACTGATAACTTTTTACATCACAGCTTCCTGACCTACCACTGGATTTCCAGGCGGAGAGAAGGCGTAAAAGAACTGCGGTGCGTCGGGGTCTCCCTGTAGTTCGGGCTCGATGTGGGCCGTGCGGGTGTCCTCGAACTCGAAATCCGTCCCGTCGACTGTCACCGCCGTGTTATTCGGGCCCATCTCTCCCATAGGCGGGTAGGACAAGAGGAAATCATACGGTACCAGTCTAGAAACAATCATGATATTTAGGATAGACAAAATTAGCATTCGCACTTCTTTCTTTCATCAGGACTGGCATGTTTGACCGGCACTTGTATTAAGAAAATTTGCTATAATTCAGAAAACGGTGACAAATGTATCATTAAGAATTCAGACAACGCGTGAAACAAGTTGAAGCAACGTTACTGTctagagaaaacaaaacaaaaacaaataatcgAAAGATATGCTAATAACCAAAAGCAATGGACTAGCGAACTAGATCTTTTCTATCTAATCATGATTTCATTGTCACACCTCACATCACTTGTATCATTACCATGCATTTAGAAATAAAAGGATTGTACCTGGCCTCGTCCAATCCATTATCCAGCCACGTCTGTCTTATAAGTTCTGCCATCTCATGATCAGGAGCAGTTCCCGCCATGTGAGGTTTCTTCGTCAGCTCTCTAAGACGGATAGAGTGAGGTAAGATTGTCAAAAAAATTGAGGTCTCCTCGTCGTATATCACAGACTCGTTATACTTCAGAAGGCATATGCATGTTTGGTCCTGTGCGTTAAAGGCATTGTACGCAGTTATGATTGATCATTAGCCCAGGAGTTTACATTGGCGTGGCTGAAAGATAATGTTAGAAattgagaaagaaagaaatacgaAGTATATATTGACAAAATCATCTTTCAGCTGATATATTACATATCTTTGAGATCATCTTCAACATAAGTATAACGTACCTTAGATTCTCACGAATTCTCTCCGAATCAATCTCGTCCATTATCGTGTTTCCGACTGTTTCGTCGGCACCCCGTACCAGCGCCCGAAACTTATCGAGCGCGGCTCGGTCCTCCTCGGTCAAACTCGGTTTGGAGAACCATCCTATGATGACTCCAACCGCCAGGGCGACAGTACCGCACAGCACGGCCAAAATGATGTACCTGCCCTTAGACATCGTCTTTTGGCCTTCTTCAACGGTTTTGGGTTGACCGCTCGCTGAAAATATTTCAGTACTGTTATATTTGTCGCTATAGGGATGGTACGTTTTACGTTGCATGTTAATCGTGAGGTAGTGCCAATATGATGGGGTAATACTTACAGTTTTAACTTATACCCAAATAGCTATGTTGATTAGAATGGTGTCTTAAGTGCAGGTTATTGCATACGGAAAGAAAAGAGCGACGGTGGATTTCTTGTCTTTCACACACCCAATAAACGAGTCAACTGAATCGTCCCCAACTGGTGGTCAAAGGTGAGACTAGGGTGAAAATTTACACGCGGCCAACGTAAATATGCCGTAAAGGTGGTCGCAATAATAAAAACTTTGGTATGTAGTCTGTCGTACTGTCCATGACAACGTAAACCAAGTAGATCCAGGTAACAAACTTCAAGGCTTTTTAGATTGATTAAATGGGGGATTCCTACTTCAGAATCAATCACCACCGACTGACATCATTAGGTTGTAAAACAAAATCTAATTCAAATCTATTTCATTGGACAAATAGGGAAAAAATGACCTCTAGCAAACAGTGTCCCATGCCACagtggctacatgtatgtgtcagtgTCAGTGACCTCAGTAACACTGTTTTACCATGTGACTAGTTATCGTGTAGTTTAGGGTTCTTTTCTATGGAAAGCTTTCATGATATTCGTGTTTTCCATCCACATGTAGTGTTGACAACTTCCACTTTTCAAGTCTTACACTTCCATTAAATCTGTACGTTTCCTCTTTATCGTTACTTTGCAAGAGTTAATTGACACAATTTTCGTCAACGACAATGGGAATCATACCTAAAAGGATAGTTCCGTATTCAGCCTCCATTTTCAGACTTTCGATCCGTCACTTCTGCAATGTCACTTCTTGAACGATTCTGCAGTTATACTttaaataattcaaaacaaacaaaaaatcggCAAAAAATCTATATCAATGACAGTttaacacaacattaatttgtTCGGTGACTCTAATGGAGTCCACAGCACAGGAAGGTAGATTCTACCGATATTCATAAATTTATGTTTTGATATAGGAGAGCTGCAGTCAACTCagatcatttcatttcaacccTAGGACAAATTTACGCCCCAAGTCTGATTAACACCGTGTATTGTACACTCTGCATAATGCTATAACTCCCAACAATACGTTTTTCGTCACTTCCTTACTAACATGAGTATTCAGCTATGCTGTAAAGGATTCTTTCGCCTAAAGTCTTTATTCTGTAAAATCTACCATGTATTGTTGTTATATAGTAgtaatatataacgttaccccCATATTTAAACTTTCTTGTGCCACCGTGACTTCAAAACGTTAAATAAACACTATATTATTGAACAGCCTAAGCCCACTTCATTGCTTGTATCCGTTCCAATCTTAGTGCCTTTGTGCAGCTTTGACACATAAGAGCAAATCAAACATCAAAGAATTCTGAATGACATTAATCTTGAAACAAAGAGCATTGTTTTCCTGAACGGCAAAGCAAGAGAGGACAGAAACAATGACTTACCATTCATTCAACTCCAAAGGCAAAGTCTAAACTTTGACCGACCTTTCACCCATATAAGAGCTGTTGCAGGGTAGTATCTATGCGTAGCTTGAAAAAAGGTCCCGATTTATACAGCTTAATATGTACACAGACAAGTAAACAATGTTATGTAACACTCATGGCCAGAAGCAAACTTACCACTCTTACTATTCCATTGGAATGTGGTCAAAAATGGTGCCGACTCGGATCGGGTAAACAATAAATAGTGAGCTATTAGAATGTGTTACTTATCAGCTTTTGCCCGCACTGTTCAATTATCATATTTGAGATATTCATTTGAATTATTAGCATTTTGATATTTGTGGGGCTGCATGCAATGTTCCGAGTCCATTGACAGATACACTAGTAACGTAACATTCTATAGCCAACAAAGTACAGTTCTTTCATTTCCaattatattgatatattcGGAATGGCAGGCTGCAACATTTTATCATCCTATCTTACATATTATAATGGTAGtaaattttgttgtttcaggAAAAATAACGGTAgaatatgcaaaatgtaatgCCAAGTTGTCGTTTCTTAATCGTTAATGTATTAGTCACATTTGTATGCAAGGGCGTGTGTTATATAACAGGCTGCGTGACTGTATGTATGAATCACCATCATGTGCTTTgctaaggtcaaaggtcagaccGGTTAGCCTGGAACCCCAGACTTGTCGGTAAAGGTCGTTAAAGTgccttattatcttcgccgaggaactcggagtagattatgttttcggttgagtcggctgttgtgtgggtctgtatgtatgtcaagagcataacttgggaaacctttgatggatcttcatgatatttggtaggagtgtagtggttgtgcaaaggaaggtcaagttcaaaaatcgttcacctggcgttttccaacaatactacagcggacttttaatttttctgtgtttgtatgtaggcaagaaaagtgacggaaacgttgatggatctcaatgatttttggtagtttggaagagattgtgggataggaggtcaagttcaaaaattatTTATTTGGCGCTCTCCTACAAAACTGCagtaggctttgtgtgtgtgagagtttttatgtcgccagcataactcgaggagctattggcggttgtgcatgatatttcgtggataggtagtgatgtcaaagaggaaggtcaagttcgataatgggcctcctaaaGGAgatttaaggtactgcagcggagcttcaacgtttgaggccaaattttgtggaggcgtcaggttcatgattttttcgtagtatatagcttctgggacggcaagtgagtggtgggaattaaggccccctagctgcccgtttggaactgcagttggcgtttttgttaatacatttggagacgaataactccagcagggattgacggattatcataattcatggcatatggatagtttcggtgatgctttacataactgaatacttgtcatgcaaataagacgataatttgcataataaaagaGGAAAATTTATAAATTCCCCGAAAGCtcgtagtcaaatttcatacaagtgctatggtaacgatttttaagtggtgtacagctcttggggcagggagtaagtgatgtaagtttagaccccctggtggcttgcttagaactgcagtgggatttttttatgttacctttggaggcgattacctcgggtagggtttgatgaatttgcattgtttttgacaggtaggttattgaggtaattaGATATTGCATGTACCCAGGGTAGATACAAAAGTTATCTTTGATAAtcaattaagtggtgaaataggcttgtttataattacatttttaagtaccttttgtcgacctatatctaaggacaacacctgcttgtcagcaggcctgtgcaaattagattgatgctctctggtgacctcaaaaaccaccggccaaactacactcccgctgggacggagcttatatcaacaGGCACAGGAAAGGTCTGGCCCTGTGCGGGACAAGTCCGAacgatgaatataaggaaatgtgcaaagcagcaggcactacagaaggcataatactaagctttatgtagtttgtaaaatgcagttgtataccacactggatgtggaccacagtccttcgtagatgagagtaagaaaaggttaTTGCCCAGATAGTGACATAAACATCCTGAAAATCAGGATACTCTTTAAAACAGACCCATGCTACCCATCaggacctgactgaactcccctccagggtgtttcacctttaagacagagacacgataaaacagtaacaggtctcacaaatctaacaccctccaGAAAAAGTGAAATAGTAGGCTTAtatattatgaatttatgaatttatgatataatgatataatgatattatgatattatgatattatggtattatgatattatgatgttatgatattatgatattatgatattatgatatcatgatattatgatattatgatattatgatattatgatattatgatattatgatattatgatattatgatattatgatattatgatattatgatattatgatattatgatatcatgatattacaatattacgatattacgatattacgatattacgatataacgatattacgatattacggtattacgatattacgatattatgatattatgatattatgatattatgatatgatattatgatattatgatgttGATATGTTGAATTTATGATAAAATTATATGttgaatttatgatattatgatattatgatattatgatattatgatattatgatattatgatattatgatattatgatattatgatattatgatattatgatattataatgttatgatattatgatattatgatattatgatattatgatattatgatattatgtctttcaaaatgtgtatgatatggaatgaagatttattctattcatatatattgactgtaccatttcatttcatcatcactttcaacttacaacactgcaatattgaacctttgtggcccatataagtacttatattttttcatgaccagttttaacatatacatttgtatcagcacactctacacatatactagtcctgtaccaccaaatgatttttaaccccatctagactggactcattcgcctcATCATAACTTCctaatggtatggtgcatgatcaaatttgcagggggtgataagcacgtaaatatcaatcactctccataatacgccttgattatttggcgaagataatgtgttcgtggaactctagtttgaccT comes from Branchiostoma lanceolatum isolate klBraLanc5 chromosome 2, klBraLanc5.hap2, whole genome shotgun sequence and encodes:
- the LOC136426924 gene encoding N-acetylated-alpha-linked acidic dipeptidase 2-like; this translates as MEAEYGTILLASGQPKTVEEGQKTMSKGRYIILAVLCGTVALAVGVIIGWFSKPSLTEEDRAALDKFRALVRGADETVGNTIMDEIDSERIRENLRELTKKPHMAGTAPDHEMAELIRQTWLDNGLDEARLVPYDFLLSYPPMGEMGPNNTAVTVDGTDFEFEDTRTAHIEPELQGDPDAPQFFYAFSPPGNPVGELVFANYGRPQDFEYLEKNASINCTGKIAIVKYGREGRGTKATNAAAVGAVGIIIYPDPADVNVPGGQVYPDGWFLPGTGVERGSTLSDPGEPLTPGYPATDYAYRKPLGDVDVFPPIPILPISYNDAQEYLLRLSGEEVPSGWNGSLPITYRLGPGFTDDWAAREVRINVYTNTTIQRVYNVIGMINGRVEPGRFQSMVSWRS